The following proteins come from a genomic window of Rutidosis leptorrhynchoides isolate AG116_Rl617_1_P2 chromosome 10, CSIRO_AGI_Rlap_v1, whole genome shotgun sequence:
- the LOC139870870 gene encoding uncharacterized protein gives MASYDNGGLNVGSLKAFNIALINKWRWHYLTNPGDFWVSIIKSIHGNNFDSILGNQSSPWASIVSTYLHSVRSNFLPTDCYKLNVGNGRNIHFWPDSWCGVEKLSTHFNRLFHLDTNKDDYLADKWVNGEWK, from the coding sequence ATGGCTTCTTATGATAATGGAGGTTTAAATGTGGGAAGTCTTAAAGCTTTCAACATTGCTTTGATTAACAAATGGCGTTGGCATTATCTTACTAATCCGGGTGATTTTTgggtttcgattataaagtctatTCATGGCAACAATTTTGACTCGATTCTTGGTAATCAGTCGAGTCCATGGGCGAGTATTGTGTCTACTTATTTGCATTCTGTTCGTTCCAACTTTTTGCCGACAGATTGTTACAAACTTAATGTAGGTAATGGACGTAATATTCATTTCTGGCCCGATAGTTGGTGTGGTGTTGAAAAACTCTCCACTCATTTTAATAGACTTTTTCATTTGGACACCAATAAAGACGATTATTTAGCTGATAAATGGGTTAATGGAGAATGGAAATAG
- the LOC139870869 gene encoding uncharacterized protein produces MDRVILPTSSIPTSWFKFILRKLNIFLWRFRLDSLPVRGNLSAKGTEIHSIVCPVCNNEVESRDHLFFECDLARDLWHKLRVWFNVAMPSFVSWDTFISWIEGVRLSTTNTYRIIASVITLLWVIWRFRNDVVFDESFCNRSSLFDLIRLFSFRWLKHRGHLVSNWNSWLAMPL; encoded by the coding sequence ATGGATCGTGTTATTCTTCCTACATCTTCGATCCCCACCAGTTGGTTTAAGTTCATTCTTAGAAAACTTAACATTTTCTTATGGAGGTTTAGATTAGATTCTCTTCCAGTTCGTGGGAATCTTTCTGCAAAAGGTACAGAGATCCATTCGATTGTTTGTCCGGTTTGCAACAACGAGGTTGAATCGAGGGATCATTTGTTCTTTGAGTGTGATTTGGCTCGTGATTTATGGCATAAGTTAAGAGTATGGTTCAATGTAGCGATGCCTTCGTTCGTTTCTTGGGATACTTTTATTTCTTGGATTGAGGGGGTCCGATTATCGACCACAAACACATATCGGATCATAGCTTCGGTGATTACTCTCCTTTGGGTGATTTGGCGTTTCCGGAACGACGTTGTTTTTGATGAATCTTTTTGTAATAGGAGTAGTCTTTTTGACTTAATTAGATTATTTTCTTTTCGTTGGTTAAAACATAGAGGTCATTTAGTTTCTAATTGGAACTCATGGCTTGCTATGCCTTTGTAA